One part of the Musa acuminata AAA Group cultivar baxijiao chromosome BXJ1-5, Cavendish_Baxijiao_AAA, whole genome shotgun sequence genome encodes these proteins:
- the LOC135675234 gene encoding MDIS1-interacting receptor like kinase 2-like: MASQLHKPLLCATLLLLLLLLLPRVPLVKASLGSQGRALLHWKATLQSRQSLRSWNLNSSPCNWTGVTCNYPVAGRGRSAITEISLPSMGLAGPLDALDFSTLGSLLRLNLSYNQFGGVIPPAISALSRLVSLDLTSNQFTSKIPVGMGSMKELRFLSLSHNQMVGAIPPSLCNLTGLMSLHLKDNKLVGVIPKELGRFQELMYLDIGVNRLSDWAKWHNLTLFRISNNNITGVIPTEFGQLTKLQGLDLSGNYLQGEIPKSFGSLTLLYNLSLGNNQLVGQVPSEFGMLSNLELLDLSSNNLAGRFPDQLGNCMKLRSLKLNNNNFSGTIPLAIGNLVVLQDTFDVSHNSLTGEIPSQLSKLVMLQILNLSHNSLSGHLPSSLTYMTSLSTVDVSYNELDGPVPDSPAFRRAPAEWFAHNNDLPKQAPQSGCNSHHSFRRRLPAAAFQLHKRKKPAVPVDDNHIKEGAFSILNFDGRDVYKDIIEATEDFDAKYCIGSGAYGSVYRAELESGELLAVKKIHLPDTEGTCDEQPFQTEIQTLTQIRHRNIVKLYGFCSSPRRKFLVYEYMERGSLGSVLRSETAAELDWVKRVSIVKDVACALSYMHHDCTPPIVHRDITSNNILLDSEFKACVSDFGIARLLKPDSSNWTMLAGTRGYLAPELAYTMRVTTQCDVYSFGVVTLELLMGEYGEVLISILLSSPINDSFVKDVLDRRLPVPDGQVADEVVAILSLALRSVDNHPESRPTMKQVSDKLCVVRTPPPSLRSIDALKFSDLMSVEI, from the exons ATGGCTTCTCAGCTTCACAAACCTTTGCTTTGTGccactttgctgctgctgctgctgctattgcTTCCCCGTGTTCCTCTTGTCAAAGCTTCACTAGGATCCCAAGGGAGGGCGTTGCTCCACTGGAAAGCCACTCTTCAGAGTCGTCAATCCCTGAGATCTTGGAACCTCAATTCTAGTCCTTGCAATTGGACCGGAGTTACTTGCAATTATCCCGTCGCAGGTAGAGGGCGTTCGGCGATCACCGAGATATCCCTGCCGAGCATGGGCTTGGCAGGGCCACTTGATGCTCTTGACTTTTCGACTTTGGGATCGCTCCTCCGTCTCAATCTTTCCTACAATCAGTTCGGTGGAGTAATTCCTCCGGCCATCTCTGCTCTCTCCAGGCTCGTATCTCTTGATCTCACTAGCAATCAGTTCACAAGCAAAATCCCAGTTGGGATGGGCTCCATGAAAGAGCTTCGATTCCTGAGTCTTAGCCATAATCAAATGGTTGGTGCTATACCTCCATCTCTTTGCAACCTCACCGGCCTTATGTCCTTGCACCTGAAAGATAATAAGCTTGTGGGTGTCATTCCTAAGGAGTTAGGGAGATTCCAGGAgttgatgtacttggatattggGGTTAATAGGCTATCTG ACTGGGCAAAATGGCACAATCTGACGCTCTTCAGAATCTCAAATAACAACATCACCGGAGTCATACCCACCGAGTTTGGGCAGTTGACGAAACTGCAAGGGCTGGACCTCTCGGGCAACTACCTACAAGGAGAGATCCCAAAGAGCTTCGGCAGCTTAACCCTTCTATACAATCTGAGCTTGGGCAACAACCAACTCGTCGGCCAGGTGCCTTCGGAGTTTGGAATGCTGTCCAatcttgaactgcttgatctcTCATCCAACAACTTGGCAGGAAGATTCCCAGATCAATTAGGCAACTGCATGAAACTCCGATCGTTGAAGCTTAACAACAACAACTTCAGTGGAACCATTCCTTTGGCCATTGGTAATCTGGTGGTCCTTCAAGACACGTTTGACGTCAGCCACAACTCACTAACAGGGGAGATTCCATCCCAACTCAGCAAATTGGTGATGCTGCAAATCCTGAATCTATCGCATAATTCCTTGTCGGGTCATCTTCCATCTTCGCTAACGTATATGACGAGCTTGTCTACCGTAGATGTATCCTACAATGAACTGGACGGCCCTGTTCCTGATAGCCCAGCTTTCCGAAGAGCCCCGGCGGAGTGGTTTGCCCATAACAATGATCT ACCGAAGCAAGCGCCACAAAGTGGTTGTAATAGCCATCACTCCTTCCGTCGTCGTCTTCCTGCAGCTGCTTttcaattgcacaagagaaagaaGCCGGCAGTACCGGTCGATGATAATCACATCAAAGAAGGTGCATTCTCTATATTGAATTTTGATGGAAGAGACGTATACAAGGACATCATCGAAGCCACCGAAGATTTCGATGCCAAGTACTGTATCGGAAGCGGTGCATACGGCAGTGTCTACAGAGCAGAGTTAGAAAGTGGGGAACTGCTAGCGGTGAAGAAGATTCATCTACCAGACACTGAAGGTACATGCGACGAGCAACCCTTTCAAACTGAGATACAAACTCTTACTCAAATTCGACATCGCAATATCGTCAAGCTTTACGGGTTCTGCTCCTCTCCCCGACGCAAAtttctggtgtacgagtacatggagaGAGGAAGTCTGGGATCTGTCCTCCGAAGCGAGACGGCAGCTGAATTGGACTGGGTGAAGAGGGTGAGCATCGTGAAGGATGTCGCCTGTGCTTTATCCTACATGCATCATGACTGCACACCACCCATCGTTCATCGAGATATTACCAGCAACAACATCCTACTTGATTCCGAATTCAAGGCTTGTGTTTCCGACTTTGGAATTGCTCGACTATTGAAGCCGGATTCATCAAATTGGACCATGCTTGCAGGCACACGGGGTTACTTAGCACCAG AGCTTGCATATACAATGAGAGTGACCACCCAATGCGACGTGTACAGTTTTGGAGTGGTGACGCTGGAGTTACTGATGGGAGAGTATGGAgaagtgctcatttccattctgttgTCTTCACCGATCAACGATAGCTTTGTGAAAGATGTATTAGACCGACGTCTACCCGTTCCGGATGGTCAAGTTGCGGATGAAGTAGTTGCAATTTTGAGCTTGGCTCTTCGCAGTGTGGACAACCACCCCGAATCACGCCCGACAATGAAACAGGTCTCCGACAAGTTATGCGTGGTCAGAACACCCCCACCAAGCCTCCGATCTATTGATGCATTGAAGTTTTCTGACTTGATGAGCGTGGAGATATGA
- the LOC135675235 gene encoding probable leucine-rich repeat receptor-like protein kinase At1g35710 has translation MERGSLGSVLRSDTAAELDWVKRVSIVKDVARALFYMHHDCVLPIVHRDITVRASPRIFTKGIARLLKPDSSNWTMLAGTRGYLAPELAYTMRVTTQCDAYSFGVVTLELLIGEYGEVLISILSSSPINDGFVKDVLDRRLLVPKGQVAD, from the exons atggagaGAGGAAGTCTGGGATCTGTCCTCCGAAGCGACACTGCAGCTGAATTGGACTGGGTGAAGAGAGTGAGCATCGTGAAGGATGTTGCTCGTGCTCTGTTCTACATGCATCACGATTGTGTTCTGCCTATCGTTCATCGAGATAttactgttagagctagccccaggatatttaccaaagg AATTGCTCGACTACTGAAGCCGGATTCATCAAATTGGACCATGCTTGCAGGCACGCGGGGTTACTTGGCACCTG AGCTTGCATATACAATGAGAGTGACCACCCAATGCGACGCGTACAGTTTCGGAGTCGTGACGCTGGAGTTGCTGATAGGAGAGTATGGAGAAGTACTCATTTCCATTCTGTCGTCTTCACCGATCAATGATGGCTTTGTGAAAGACGTATTGGACCGACGTCTACTTGTTCCTAAGGGTCAAGTTGCGGATTAA